Proteins found in one bacterium genomic segment:
- a CDS encoding ATPase, whose translation MVIWKALGAALAIGISAFATAWAQSRIGSAAAGAMAEKPEIGGVMIVLEALPETIIILGFVIAIMIVGMK comes from the coding sequence GTGGTGATCTGGAAGGCCCTGGGAGCTGCACTGGCCATAGGCATCTCGGCCTTTGCCACCGCCTGGGCCCAGAGCCGGATCGGTTCGGCCGCGGCCGGAGCCATGGCTGAGAAGCCCGAGATCGGCGGCGTGATGATCGTGCTGGAGGCCCTGCCCGAGACCATCATCATCCTGGGATTCGTGATCGCCATCATGATAGTGGGGATGAAGTAA